Genomic DNA from Homalodisca vitripennis isolate AUS2020 unplaced genomic scaffold, UT_GWSS_2.1 ScUCBcl_516;HRSCAF=2688, whole genome shotgun sequence:
TCCAATTAGAGAACAGTCCTCTTAATACAATAACCTGCATTTGTTTGTGACGTCCTATAACCTGATCATTTTTTCTGGTCATATTCGTATGTTTCCTTCACTTTCATCTCATCATACATCAAAACTGCAACCTTTTCATGTGTTTCCTTAGTTTCACCAGCAACTTCCATTTAAACGGAAAATTTCGTCAAAAAACCCTTTACGTATATTTATATTGGTGATCCATCTGTTTCAAAGTTGACAAACTGGGCAAgggaaaattacattttcttcgaagatatatatatatatgttcgtTTTCCAAAGTAGCGCAAAGTAAGGGCTATTGATATCTCTTCGTTAGTCCATTTAACTCtgtttttattgcctaataataaatctaactgattttttgtaaatacagtattcagcttatcttttatttttgattctATCGACTGTCGTGAATTATTTCTTCTTCAATATCTTTAGTGAATTAGTAAGCCTacgaatttttaaagattttctccTTAAAATATACTGTGTCCTTTAAAAGATTTgcctttagaattttattttcttccaataatgcagtatatttttcatttatactgGATTCTGTTTTCCAAATTTGCAAAAGAGTACTAGTAGTTAACTCACTACATTCCGCTTCTAGTTCTTCTGAAGAAAATGTTTCAGATTTTTCAGGACATACCAATGAATGTACAAGTTGTTTGTTATTCCTATTTGTGTACCTCTTTTTCCTGTTTAACGTTAACTCATTcccagttttaaacatttttacaaaactggGGTATTTGTCCAATTTTTGAGAAGGAACAACTGATTTGTTTGAGCTTCTTTTTTCTCGGTAAATTCAACAGCTCTGATTTAAGATCTCTTTCATAGTCTTCTAGCAAAAAATGGTCTGAACATACTGAACAAGAGTCTGGGTTCCATTTTCCTGCCCGCTTAACACAAATACACCCATCTACTCCTTATTTCAGGGTCcttttgggaaaattaaaaatataccacgCCTTTTTCCTTTGTTTTAGCGTGGCTATTGTTGCAGACAGCAACAGTGCACCTTTTCCCGGGCATTTTATAACCTACAAACTGACtttcagtttcaatatttctttaaattactacttgtTACATACCATGATGATATTAGTCAAACTGCAATAGTCACatcaagtaaaaaaatgttacctCCAAAAAATACTATTAACACATATCAccaacaaacaacaaatatgaaCACAACACCTCAAAGCTAGACAGAAGCGACTGCACTGTTAGGAGGCGGGAGTGGGCCGCAGTGGCAAATCGAAGGTCACCGGCTGACGTCACGCCGGCGGCTCGCAGACCGGTTTTAGTGACTGCTGGGCGATATAGGGGATGAGTCAACCTGTCCCTCTACCCACCttgggcatgcccgctcccggtgaatcggcccgcactactaaacacgatgcgctggtgaccttatctatggataCTCCAACCACCCcgcccttagggcaagaattcggagaaagagacaacgatccagagaaaaagcgacagttgtcggattctgaaaatgaatcatatataaaacaaaggaaagtggaagaaaaagtaagggCTGAAAATATGAgcgttccaactccactatacctaatcgtgagtcataaggatgagggcaaaactctaacgaagggcaaaaatgataattatatatattatcatttatataatacCAGATTTCACAGATATGTTTAATCAcacaatttcacattttttttaaaagaaagctAGTTTCATGGGTACAAAGTTTCTATTTCGTTTACCAAAAGGTGTTGCTCAAAAAAtgatataatagtatttaaaacaaGTATACCTGTATATATCAAGTATCGTACATACATTGTAAATTTATCTCTATATTCTGGAATACTTTTgagttaattattataatttttgagttactgttataattttatagatagatgtatatttttaaatttaatattttgtttcaaaagatggaaatagttaaaataaaattttacatttttaatatggtaTTGTATTGATTTGCACTCCACTGCACATAGTTCCATATCCTCTGTTGGTTGCAGGTGTAGAACACCAACATTTGTTGTCTCTACCACTAAGCCTTCTTTTTCCTGAAACGTTTTCAAATACGAGAACAGTTTTCTCATTTCAGTGTCAGAGTTGTGACTCTCTGTTTTACCAGCCACTGGGAGTTTGATGTCATTCATCAGGATTCCAGTCGCCATCACTTCATTGTTTAAGGTCTTCTGTACTAAATGTGGAGAAATGGACGTGTTTTAGAAAAGGCATAATAGTCAGCCTTAGGTTTTTCAGCTGAAAACTGTCCCTGCCACTGGCTGGGCTGAAAAACAGAAATGGCTATGAGTCTGACAGGAATGTTcaagttatatttacattatatctGTCGAAATCTACggtattatttttgtgtttggtACTTAATCTACATTCtttctgtaattactgttaagCATGGCTGATGTGTACTCTAAATGTCAGGATAGCAAATAATGGGCAACCTTAAGTGCTTGAGTATTTGAATGTATGTTTATTGATCCAAAgcatctaaataataattataaaaagtacataaaagtttataaaaagtacattgtCAATCTCCATCAATATTACTTTAGTCCGTCCGCACTGAATATGTTAAAGTCATCCCCGTCTTCTGCCCTAGGCCGCAAGGGCGCGGCATAACCAGGCGGAGGCGGAAGACCCCCACCGCCAGCCTGCAGAATCTCCGCCCCTTGTTTCAGTGACTGACCCACCCCCGAAGGTGTAGGTGCCCCTGGCATTAGGCGAAAGGATCACTGTCCCCTCTCCCTCTCATGTTGATCTGTGGCTCACTAACCCCCTAGCTGTCGCTCAACAGCTTTCCAAGTCCATCCTTTTTAAAAACGATTACAGTTGAGAAATATTCTAAGTCTAATATGCCAAAATCTAAGAAAATcctcttaaaaactaaaaatatacacacAAACCTGGGGAAAGCAGGTATTCCCACTGGGTACTGTCCAAACAATTGTTCAGCAACGTAACAACACCCCCTAAAGAGGAGACTCTAGTCTCCACCCAGAATGTTTCTAAGTccaaagtttgtaattattataaatccaaTGCGtgcttaacacattcactgcggatgacaaaattactgGTGGCAGAAAATgcgggatttttttttttacttacccaaaatggagtcaggatagccgaaagggttgtcccaaggtatcccggaagcttcgttggccgGAACGGTTGACGTCATGTCCCGTGCCGAGTTTGCTCgtcatccgcaccgggtgccggtcaccgtgttgtatgtgctcgctgcgcactaggtttcggcacaaacactcgcgaattacacgtatatagtacatgaatgacacgtagatagtacatcaattacacgtatatattacatactagtttgaaaaatatacaacatcaaaaacagttaacACTCCCCCCTCTCagagtaaaaattagaaaaaaaactatatacatcccCACCCACCGCCAAAgtctaaaaactacttatttgccCTCGTGATACTTATCAAAGCAACCGAGTTCACCACAGAGCTGGTTCGTCAGGGCACACTGCACAATAGTATACTGTTTCCTTACGCTTGCCTTCTTGGTAGCAAACGCGGCACCTCCGGGTAACTGACTTGCCGTTTCCTTTGCGCTTCATTGATTTGGAGAGACGATGCATGCTGTTGCGAGTCGGTGTGATGAGCAGTGGGGCTTCCTTTGGAGGGAGCAGGTCTTCAAGTACACGAACTCGGAAGTCATACAGGGACAGCCTATCTGAGTTGTACATGTTGTACAGATAAAAAGAATTTACAACAACAAACCTGGAGAAAGTGCACAAAAATTTTCTTGTGCCATCGCAGGGTCTTGCGCTCACAGGGGTAATACGATACCATTTGGTCCAAGCGGTCAGTCCCCTTCATGTAAGAGTTGTAGTACATGATTGGTTTTGGCAGCGTTCGTTTTTGGTTTCTCCGGTTGGTGGTTTGGACCATCTCGTTGTCATATTGTGTGGAGATGTAGGTCACCGTCCGCTTATCCCTCCATTTTCCAATCATGACACTTTGGGCATAGTTTGCTATCGTTTCACCTTTGCCCAATGCCTTTGCCTTCACCGCTGGAGGTGTATGGAGTCTGTCGATGCGTTAGGTGTGCCGGTAGTGTAGGTTGAATGACGTAAAAGTTTTGGATGATaagacaaaactattataaaaattatccatgAACAGGGAATGGCCTTTCCCCAGGAAGTCCCTCATCAGCTTCATGACGACTTTGacggtatgacctttgccactACAAGAGTCATGACTCCCCGTGTAAACATGGAAGCGCAGCATGAGTCCCTCGGGTTCATTCAGGGAATAAATTTTGATCCCATATTTGTGGCGCTTGCCCTTTACGTACTGGCGGAAGACCAGTCTGCCACGCCACAGTACCATCTCTTCGTCGATTGTCAGTTCACGGTCGGGATAATAGATCTGTCGCATCttattgttgaaatattcaacaatattttgaattttaaaagaccGGTTGTTAGCAGGTTCAGGGTGATCAGGGGTATCAACTCTTGAATAATGCAGACATCTCAAAATGCCAAGAAATCGATCTCGAGACATGTACTCCTTGAACATAGGAAAGTTCAACAACCTATGAGTTTTCCAATAATCGTTCAATCGATTCAATCTGACGTTGCCAGTCAACAGTAGAAGGCCTAAGAATGTTCTTAGTTCGGCCAACACTAAGTCCTTCCATTTGGTTATGCGAGACGCGGGAGTAGTGGTGGGGCCACAAAATAGTTCCAGGGCATACAAGTTGGTTTGTCtaataatattctctaaaaacaCGGTGTCAAGAAGGAGATTGAACcagtcaattggtttattgtcacCTGGAATGGGAACGAGCAAGCCAGGTTGACCAGTAAACGGCAGGTCACGTAAACCAGCCATGTCGCTGGCCGTGTCAGCCCACTGGGGGTGGGAGATGCCGCCTTCACCGTCGCTAGAACTGTTCgaactcgactcattgtcttcatcagatgaaaaattatcgtcaataacattatcgtcttcctccattatgagtacatacacttacacagtcaacagacactataatccactcacacaatatcgcaaagcatacacaacaaacgaaaatggcgaACCGGGGACGAATCacaccaactgactcaccgaaactggcacacctcgctatgagtgttacagccttcccaggcaactgctcagctcacactggggcaatatgaaagcagctgctgTATGACGAGTTCGCTCGTCCACCGCCAGGCGCGCCAGGttcgcatgacgagcatgctcgtcacccgcagtgaatgtgttaatgtcCAGAATGTTTTCAGTTTCTTTAGAACTGGAAGACGTTTTAGGACTAGGCCTAGATGAACTGTGTTTAGCATCACTAACGTTTATAGTAAATTGATTATCTCCAAAAGGTTTCTTTTTGATTCGTTTTATTCTAGACATTATAGTGAGTAAAAAGCACTGAACAATGATTGTAAGACAAAATAAACAATCTAATCACTTGTTATTCAACGTAAGTAAACACTCAACACTGCaactgaaatgtaaacaaaccacAAACTAACAGCtgtcaaattattattacagtatttagtACTGTCTGTACCTACATTGTAGTACTtacatcaaagttagaaaattcAACTTTTGGGGAAAACGCGATTGAAAAAATCTTTGTACTAACCTACAGTGAACTTGGTAACATCAGTAGCTGCCAGTGCTGTAGGCTGGTTtgtctgcttcatcctgctcaaattggtcctctaactttcttttcttcaatGCCTTCCTGATTTTCTTCTCAAGCTCACTTGCAGCTAATTCGGCTTTCTTGAGTAGCTTATTCTCAAGGCTTTTCATTGcagcaaccaaatttttaccaggaGAAAGTTTAAGCTCATCCATTATTTGTACTCTACTTATCAAGCCATTATTAACCCTTTGCCCTTGAAAGTCCACTATAGTGGACGGAACCCATTACTAAACAGCCTGTTATAATTTACCTTTGCATATTCCTCCCAGATCAAATGTCCACTATAGTGGACGTATTGCTGGTCTCATTCAGCTCGGCGCCATTTTGACATACAATCATCAGCTGCTCGGAATTAGTCTGGTGATTTAACTGATGTAATgtaataggtatttaaaaatttaaaatccacataaCACACagttttgttgataattaaaactttttatttacagctTACAGTaaatgacttttttaaataaagcttagtaataacaatacaataatcaatacttaatactataataatgaaatgacAGCAATATTAGTGTTTAGTCCTTGACTTTCTTTGAAGTGTGGTacttttcaaaacagttttcaaCACACTTAACTGGTTTTGAGGTACAAGTTTTGCAACAGTACTTACTACGCTTTCTAGTCCCACCAACACCCCTGTCACTGCATACACAACAGTCTTTTGGGTACGGTAACAGTTCAAGGATATGTAGCTTACCGTTCAGTCTTTCGTCATCTTGCATGTCTGACGGTCTTCCCCGTTTTTTCGAGTTTCTTACATTACCAACTAGTCCTTTGACTAGTTGTTTTCTGAATTTCCTCTGCCTCTCTTTTTCCCTGTCCCTGGTTCATATTGTAGAGTAAAAATGCATTTACAATCCCTGTTTCGAGTAACCAGAAAAAAACTTTTCGCCACCATTTCACTGACTTTCGTGTAAATGCATATCTTGAAATGTACTGATCCGCTAAATCCACCCCTCCCATCGACTTATTATACTTACATATCACTGTAGGCTTCCTCACTTCTTCAACCATGCCATTTTTCACAGTGCGCCTCACTGTTTGTGTTATGTTGTCATATAATGTGCTAAGCATTGTCACGTCATTGGAGTCTTTCCATAGCAATACATGGTATTTATCTTCCTTCCTAAAAGACTTAATGTCACCTTTTTTCAACTTGAGTGGAGGGGTATTGTTTTTCTTTGTCTTAGGCCTAACTTGATCAGGCAAACCTAATCTATTTCTCATTATAGTCCCcgttatgtgtaattttaaatcatacagTTCCTTAGCCAGTTCCAAGTTTGTATAGTACCTATCACAAAATACATGCAGGCCCTCGATATTACCATATGTTCTTTTTATCTTGTTCACTAAGTGTAGAACTATTCTGCTGGTAACAGACAGGTCTTGCCGTTCTAAACTACTTGTGGTGTTTTTCCCAAAATATGGCTCTAAGGCACATATATATCCGGAACAGGATTCTGACAGTACAAAGACTTTTATGCCCCATTTCACAGGCTTATCTTTATTGTAGACTTTGAAAAGCACTTTCCCTTTGAAGCCTACAGTGCTTTCGTCAATGCTGACTTTGTTTCTTGGAACATAGTGTTCTCTAAACTTGCGATCTAAATACAACACAACATTTCTAACTTTGCCAAATCGAGTCAAGGTTCCTTGTGCTGGACATTGGGGAGGGGGACACACATGCAGATTCCAAAAAATCTGACTAAATCTGTCTCTGGAGAACACAGCTTTAAAAAACGGCTGATAATCAAGCCAGTCTACTGAAAAATAATCATCGATCTCTGGTTTAGGATTCATGGCCATGTTAATGAGCACTCCTAAAAATGCTTTCAGTTCTACTAAAGTAAGGTCTTTCCACGTCCACCATATGGATCGTTTCCTCAAAGGGGTGTGTTTCGTGATTTTTTCGTTTGCATACCTATTCGTTTCTTTAACTATTTCATTCAATAGTTCATCcgtaaaaaacaattgaaaatattctaATGGGGTGTTTGGTGTCATGTGATTTGGTGGTTTAAATCCACTATTATTGGACCATTGAAACCTGAGAAAAGCTGAATCACCTACCATCCATTCTCTCCAATCGCTATTCTCTGCAACAAACTCGTCATCATCTACTCCTTCTGCTCCTTGCTGTTCAAGAGCTTCGTTTTCTTCAcaaaaactactattaaaaactataaatatcattgaaactCAACTATTATGCACTAAAGATCAAATAGCAAGAAACTAAAGTGAAAACACTACAGTAGGCTACTATCGGTCACAAAAAATGAAGTGAGGTTATAGACTGAATAATGTTGTGAGAAAAATAAACACGTCATGTGATCAATAGTTGACACTTTAATAACAGACTGCAGCACTTTATAGAGAGAAACATatggttttaaacattattaaacagctgttgaatATAGTGGCCAATATAGTGGACTTGAGAGTGTTCGTGGAATTCGAGTATGTCCACTCAAGTGGACTTACGAGCTGTAAGGAACAAAGagcaagaataaaataatacctgGTGGGAAAATGGCTGTGTCCATTAAAGTGGACATTCGATCTGTGAGGAATACTTTGTAAAAAGTAATCAGAGGGCTAAGGGTTAAATGTGCTTATAGCTAAATAAGTGCCATATTTTAGCACAGGTAGgctaacaaaaaccctttttggtgttacagaccaaatcacattgtttaatgattcgtttgggttttgtgttttgcccttcacacattttttcaaaagctcaggatcagccaaatccctaaaTATTGGCTTGATAGCAAGCATAACAGCTTTTGGCAAATGAAAGTGTTTGTTATGATTATACTCAGTATTATCAAGTAAGCTCTGGTTGAACTTGCACCACGTTTCGTCTCCTTTTGGGCAAAGCTCGTGTTGGGGTTGTTCGTTAGTCCATAAGACGTGGAAAGAGTCAGCCCAAACGTATAGCCAATCCGTAATAACTTTGCAGTTGATGAACAGCAGCAGTAGTGAGTCGACCTTTGCCGGACATAGATTTGTTATCTTCAAAGAGGGTTTTACCCgacgtactttttattttgagtaaacgtGTTCCCATTCTATTTTGTACTTTGCCTATGCattcaagtttgtttatttttatttcttttccatAAACTTGAGCTTCATTCACTGATGCATAGGCCTTTGAGTCTCCATCTCCCAAGTAGTTGAGGTAGCGAACATTATATTCCGGCTCTGATCTCCGAAAAGTTATGTTTCTATTTCCAGTCCATGCCCTAGTGGAAGAAGGGGTTATTGGTACATGTGTCCTTCATCCTCTATGGATATAGCATTCAAAGTAACATAGCCCCTTCATCTTTCTAATATCTGTCATTTCTGTCTCTTTTTTAACATTCTGGTCATGTGACATAACACTTTGGTACATAACACCTTCATCCACTGAAATATCTCATATTctcaaaaaatgtaacataacccCTTCATCCACTAAGCCCTTCAATTGTCCTAACAAGTGAACCAGTAGCGTCAATTATGAGCATAACATAATTAGATCGACACAGAATCTTGTATGTATGTAATTGCATCTGCGTATAGTAGTGAACAAATAACATAtcaagagaaatatcatgaatgGAACCACTATGGGGTTGATTATGTTTCATTACTTCTAAGCACAAAACAGGATCGTTCCCATGAACTACATTGTACTGTAAATCCTTGAACTCCGAAGTACATTATCTCTATACAAAGTCGGAGGTTCTAGCTGGTCACAAATATCCATTAGTTCATCAGCAGCGTGACGACGGAACACTGTACACGAGGAGTGGGCAAGTTTCTTTCCTACTTCAGTTCTAATCGAACCTCGTAGATATCTTTTAGTAGAGTTCGTTATACCACGCGTATCTACACATCTCCATTCCATTTCAACAGGTTATCCTGATACGGGTTTGTGTGCTATAATTCCTTAAgctaaatttttacatttcatttggAATCTGTGCAGTAAGCATTGACTGTTATATAATATCTCGAATCGATGTTTGCTTGTGAGTTTTTTTACAGCAAAGGGGCAAGGGAGTTTGTGTTGATCCCATATAAGATGTGCAATTTTTTCAGCCCAAATCATGTCtcaattttccctgctttttacttttcattttagagTACACTGGCTGCATTGCTTCAAAATCTTCATAAGGTATGAACaccttaaaagtttttttaagtggTACTAAACTGTTATGTGAGTTTCCTGGTCGGATGATGATGAAGAGTTTTTGTCGTCATTATCAGTTGGACAAAGCAAGGGTCTTTTCTTAGTTGAATCGTTGCAAAcacctagtttttttttaattgaagtcAGTACATTGTTCCGATTGGCCCTTACAATAGTATACACATTTTTTGGAGTTATTCTTGATTCAAGTTTACCAGAAATCTTTTTCCAAACTTCATGAGTTGAACCTGGTACTTCcccattcttatttaaaatggCGGATTCTTCAGATGCACGAATAATAATCTTGTCTGGTTTAACGGTTGACTGCTTCGGCatctgtaaaaagtaaattaaatgacttttaaacaaaaattatcctATACTATAGAATGGGGAACTAAAAACCTataaaaagtgtaacaaattgatgtatttaataatttggaaTGAATATTTCAGTGTTAGGtttcaaattatgaattaaatttacgtAGGTATAAACAAACCTAGGAACTAAGGTAATAaggatttcttatatttataacaattttaatgtttcaaaaatactGGAAAGGGCGTGAAAGACCTGTCTGTGCCGATCAGGAACAACCGATGAGCCTGCAAACCTCGTTAATTATGAATGTCGCATGACCATGTTTGCAGGTTTGTCTTACAGCACCAATTTACGACGTTCGTAGTATGAGATTTTGTTAGGTTGACAGTTTATTGCATAGCTCTATGCCAAACGGTTCCTCCACTGGAGATTGCGGGCGGGTCGTCTGAAACACTGTATTAATGGctcattttcagaaataaaaatagggaCATTGTACCAGCTTCTTCTTAGTTTACTTAAGTTTAGAAAACAAATACTccaatataatacttaaattttattctgtttattttataagtattatttgagCGTTTGTTTtccaaacttatataaaaataggtaTTTTTGGACCGAAGTAACATGGGGTTTAATCCACCCCACGCTTGTGTTTCTCTTTGGCCACTTGTGTGCAATTGCAAGACTTCATAGCTCACAGAGCCAAACCAAATATTACAACATTGAGTGCCCATAATTAACGCAATCTATGTGTGTTAATTTGCTTATGTAGATAATATAAAACGATGGTgatagtaaacatttaattactatacagacaataatttattattaaatgactcAAGCTCCAATTGGAATGGATTACCAACAGACCCAATCTGTACTGAGCAGTGTGTTCAGGTGCGTAGTGCAAGTCCTCGGTCTTCTAAGAATTGATTTTCACCAAACATTTCTAAACCCTGCCCTTTATACTACaatggacttttatgatgggcaatATAGTTTAGAGACCGTGGGAATGTGCGCTAGATGCACGTGATCGTAACAATGAATGTGGTCCGCAAATATGGTGTTAATGGCAGACCTTTATAATGAGTTTatctggtgagatagaccatgtaaagtttaaaatactaaatttattgagattagaAAGAAAGTATTTTAAGTGTTTTGATACCGTGttgccatattataaaaatgtcatctatgtatctgaacccataaaaagattggcataaGAAGGAGTCATCCGTGTACCCATAGCAGTTCATTTAGTTTAAAGATAATTTTCTTCtcgaaacttaaaattatttagtgttaaaatcatggtcataagtttaagaatgaaGTTTGTActaggtttagtattatttgagCGTGAATCAAGTATTACCCCCTATAACGTACCCTTTCTCTACAGACCTTCTTATTTCGTCCATCATCAATGTTCCAATGAAAGCTCTATTCTCATCACTCTGAACGCATTCTGCACTGTTGAGTTTTTCACCATAGACTTTACATAGTACAAACATCAGTTTGTTGTTCATTCGAGTTGGAAGTACCGAATGGTAAAGATTTTTTGCGGAAGCACCTTGGTTTGTAGCAGACCCTCTACCTGCATCTCTCGTTCACAACATTATTTGACTCCTAAGTAGATTGTTGGGTGCCCTAAAGAATATTagcaatatttatatacgtaCGTAAAGGGTGCAGGTTTCAACGTATTGGATAGTCTCGTCTTGTGAACATTTGTGGTATGTCATTGCATTCCCCGTCCTTCCTCCGAAGAAAGCATCTCGGGGATAGAGCGGTAAGGTGTTCAACATGGGATGATTTTCCAAATGTGTgagattttgatatattttcagaTTATTAAATTCACATTGCCACATCTTTACAAGCTGGTAAGGGGTTCGAGAGTGTTTTTCCATTTTGTCTCTAGTCATTTAGTATCTTAACCCAAGGGTGTCGGAAGGATCTTCTTTCAGCGGCTCTTCCCTTTTATACGGGAAGCATTTTAGGCATCCATGGTAGTAGGAACCTTGAAACTCATATAACCGCACCCCGGCAAAGCTGTTCACCTTCATCCCTTCGATTTTAATCTCCCGCTCCCGACCACCATGTTGGATCCTCACACACCTCGCTGCTCTTCCTCCATGCTAACCATTGCAGCGCAGCAGAAGATTGGGTATCCACCAATCTGTATCCTTTCTTCGGTATTATGCCTATTGTGTTTGGCTTCAAGAAATTACGTCTAAATGCCAGGTGCCACATGCTCTAGCTATAGTGACAACCTCTAAAAATgggtcgacattgcattcggAGATGAAGAGTGATCTAAATGTAATACAAGCTTCAGCCAAAATATCAACATCGGATATACAATTTTCAATCCATTCCTTCTGAATGTCGAATACATTGCATACCTGCTCGTTGTGCTATTTTTCGAAGTCTTTGTTActcttttcaaacattgtttcCAGACAGTACAATTCATTTGCAGGTATAGGACCTGTGTAGTTCTGGTTCGCTAGTGTATTGAAGAGATTTGGGAAGTAGCCTTTCTTCTTTTCGGGGCCTAAGTCAAAGGCCTTAGGTAGGCAGATACACCCATTGGAAAGTAGTTGAGTGagtttataaaaagtacattgtCAATCTCCATCAATATTACTTTAGTCCGCCCGCACTGAATatgttaaccctttgaacgccagCGCCCGAGACCGCGGCCTTACCCGTCGCCGCCAGGCGTCTCAGCCGCTGTACTACCCAATACCGCCAAGGCATAATTGACGTTTTAACAACCTTTTACGTTCCGCTCTGTGCTAtccttattttttatgcaaatggaacgatttttttttgttttctagcaTATTGTATACGCTATCGAATAGTGTTGATTAAATAacactacatataaaaaaaagttttctataatgtgataacgcctaaagtaaaaatatttttatttaaaaaattaactttagactAAAAAATcagtggtaaaaaaaatatttttatacatcgcaaacatttgtattttgtgcACTTGTTACATAtc
This window encodes:
- the LOC124370810 gene encoding piggyBac transposable element-derived protein 4-like, with product MKQTNQPTALAATDVTKFTVDNESSSNSSSDGEGGISHPQWADTASDMAGLRDLPFTGQPGLLVPIPGDNKPIDWFNLLLDTVFLENIIRQTNLYALELFCGPTTTPASRITKWKDLVLAELRTFLGLLLLTGNVRLNRLNDYWKTHRLLNFPMFKEYMSRDRFLGILRCLHYSRVDTPDHPEPANNRSFKIQNIVEYFNNKMRQIYYPDRELTIDEEMVLWRGRLVFRQYVKGKRHKYGIKIYSLNEPEGLMLRFHVYTGSHDSCSGKGHTVKVVMKLMRDFLGKGHSLFMDNFYNSFVLSSKTFTSFNLHYRHT